Proteins found in one Phocoena sinus isolate mPhoSin1 chromosome 19, mPhoSin1.pri, whole genome shotgun sequence genomic segment:
- the MAMSTR gene encoding MEF2-activating motif and SAP domain-containing transcriptional regulator isoform X4 codes for MTLAASSQRSQIIRSKFRSVLQLRIHRRYQDTNPWISAADPALAPAPASPSSPASFLFSPGVLLPEPKHYPWRSLKKESPKISQHWREPKPKKNLTYHQYMPPEPRQGSRADPQAEGSALSPPGPPAWEWTNSQQPPPRMKLSPLTPSPPGVPSPSPSPHKLELQTLKLEELTVSELRQQLRLRGLPVSGTKSMLLERMRGGAPPRERPKPRREEGPAGAPWPRFRRKALGAAGRPGSLKTSRTSHSLPAPRAAETLVTAPAPAPAPAASTAQAPAPAPVPIPSAAASTALTLEEELQEAIRRAQLLPNRGINDILEDQVEPEDMLPPIPLDFPGSFDLLSPSPDSEGLSSVFSSSLPSPTNSPSPSPRGPTDSLDWLEALSGGPPLGCGPPAPSIFSADLSDSSGTRLWDLLEDPW; via the exons ATGACCCTGGCGGCTTCCTCCCAGCGCTCCCAAATCATTCGCTCCAAGTTCCGATCTG TCCTCCAGCTTCGGATCCACAGACGCTATCAGGACACAA ATCCATGGATCTCAGCCGCAGACCCGGCTCTGGCTCCGGCCCCAGCCTCACCCTCGAGCCCAGCGTCTTTCCTCTTCAGCCCTGGGGTCCTTCTCCCTGAGCCAAAACACTACCCTTGGCGGTCCCTGAAGAAG GAGTCTCCCAAGATCTCCCAACATTGGAGGGAGCCCAAGCCCAAGAAGAACTTGACATACCACCAGTACATGCCCCCAGAGCCGAGACAAGGGTCCAGGGCAGACCCCCAGGCTGAAGGGTCGGCCTTGAGTCCCCCTGGACCACCTGCATGGGAATGGACAAACTCACAGCAGCCACCTCCTAG GATGAAGCTCAgtcccctcactccctccccaccAGGAGTCCCCAGCCCCTCGCCCTCTCCACACAAATTGGAACTTCAGACTCTCAAACTGGAGGAGCTGACG GTCTCAGAGCTCCGGCAGCAGCTGCGCCTGCGGGGCCTCCCAGTGTCTGGGACCAAGTCGATGCTCCTGGAGCGCATGCGCGGCGGCGCCCCGCCCCGCGAGCGGCCGAAGCCGCGGCGCGAGGAAGGTCCGGCGGGTGCTCCCTGGCCTCGCTTCAGGCGCAAGGCTTTGGGAGCCGCTGGGAGGCCGGGCTCG TTGAAGACGAGTCGAACGTCTCACTCGCTGCCCGCTCCACGTGCCGCGGAAACCCTTGTgacggctccggctccggctccggctccggctgcATCGACGGCTcaggctccagctccagctccagtaCCGATCCCTTCAGCAGCAGCCTCGACAGCCCTGACACTGGAGGAGGAGCTGCAGGAAGCGATCCGCAGAGCGCAG TTGCTTCCGAACCGGGGCATCAATGACATCCTGGAGGATCAGGTGGAGCCTGAGG ACATGCTGCCCCCCATCCCCCTGGACTTCCCCGGCTCCTTCGACTTGCTGTCCCCCTCCCCGGACTCTGAAGGCCTCTCATCTGTCTTCTCTTCCTCGCTCCCATCCCCCACGAACTCCCCGTCCCCCTCTCCCAGGGGCCCCACCGACTCCTTGGATTGGCTGGAGGCTCTGAGTGGGGGTCCCCCACTGGGCTGtggccccccagcccccagcattTTCTCTGCTGACTTATCTGATTCCAGTGGCACCAGGCTGTGGGACCTGCTGGAGGATCCGTGGTGA
- the MAMSTR gene encoding MEF2-activating motif and SAP domain-containing transcriptional regulator isoform X2, with translation MTLAASSQRSQIIRSKFRSVLQLRIHRRYQDTNPWISAADPALAPAPASPSSPASFLFSPGVLLPEPKHYPWRSLKKESPKISQHWREPKPKKNLTYHQYMPPEPRQGSRADPQAEGSALSPPGPPAWEWTNSQQPPPRMKLSPLTPSPPGVPSPSPSPHKLELQTLKLEELTVSELRQQLRLRGLPVSGTKSMLLERMRGGAPPRERPKPRREEGPAGAPWPRFRRKALGAAGRPGSLKTSRTSHSLPAPRAAETLVTAPAPAPAPAASTAQAPAPAPVPIPSAAASTALTLEEELQEAIRRAQLLPNRGINDILEDQVEPEDMLPPIPLDFPGSFDLLSPSPDSEGLSSVFSSSLPSPTNSPSPSPRGPTDSLDWLEALSGGPPLGCGPPAPSIFSADLSDSSGTRLWDLLEDPWNWLALGGAVPPMSARPQMSKHQKYRNKKP, from the exons ATGACCCTGGCGGCTTCCTCCCAGCGCTCCCAAATCATTCGCTCCAAGTTCCGATCTG TCCTCCAGCTTCGGATCCACAGACGCTATCAGGACACAA ATCCATGGATCTCAGCCGCAGACCCGGCTCTGGCTCCGGCCCCAGCCTCACCCTCGAGCCCAGCGTCTTTCCTCTTCAGCCCTGGGGTCCTTCTCCCTGAGCCAAAACACTACCCTTGGCGGTCCCTGAAGAAG GAGTCTCCCAAGATCTCCCAACATTGGAGGGAGCCCAAGCCCAAGAAGAACTTGACATACCACCAGTACATGCCCCCAGAGCCGAGACAAGGGTCCAGGGCAGACCCCCAGGCTGAAGGGTCGGCCTTGAGTCCCCCTGGACCACCTGCATGGGAATGGACAAACTCACAGCAGCCACCTCCTAG GATGAAGCTCAgtcccctcactccctccccaccAGGAGTCCCCAGCCCCTCGCCCTCTCCACACAAATTGGAACTTCAGACTCTCAAACTGGAGGAGCTGACG GTCTCAGAGCTCCGGCAGCAGCTGCGCCTGCGGGGCCTCCCAGTGTCTGGGACCAAGTCGATGCTCCTGGAGCGCATGCGCGGCGGCGCCCCGCCCCGCGAGCGGCCGAAGCCGCGGCGCGAGGAAGGTCCGGCGGGTGCTCCCTGGCCTCGCTTCAGGCGCAAGGCTTTGGGAGCCGCTGGGAGGCCGGGCTCG TTGAAGACGAGTCGAACGTCTCACTCGCTGCCCGCTCCACGTGCCGCGGAAACCCTTGTgacggctccggctccggctccggctccggctgcATCGACGGCTcaggctccagctccagctccagtaCCGATCCCTTCAGCAGCAGCCTCGACAGCCCTGACACTGGAGGAGGAGCTGCAGGAAGCGATCCGCAGAGCGCAG TTGCTTCCGAACCGGGGCATCAATGACATCCTGGAGGATCAGGTGGAGCCTGAGG ACATGCTGCCCCCCATCCCCCTGGACTTCCCCGGCTCCTTCGACTTGCTGTCCCCCTCCCCGGACTCTGAAGGCCTCTCATCTGTCTTCTCTTCCTCGCTCCCATCCCCCACGAACTCCCCGTCCCCCTCTCCCAGGGGCCCCACCGACTCCTTGGATTGGCTGGAGGCTCTGAGTGGGGGTCCCCCACTGGGCTGtggccccccagcccccagcattTTCTCTGCTGACTTATCTGATTCCAGTGGCACCAGGCTGTGGGACCTGCTGGAGGATCCGTG GAATTGgctagccctgggaggggcagtccctccaatgtcagcaaggccccagatgtcaaagcaccagaaatacagaaataaaaagccaTGA
- the MAMSTR gene encoding MEF2-activating motif and SAP domain-containing transcriptional regulator isoform X3 encodes MSSQALKAAKVAFQVPAQVKSVQVDTAGVLQLRIHRRYQDTNPWISAADPALAPAPASPSSPASFLFSPGVLLPEPKHYPWRSLKKESPKISQHWREPKPKKNLTYHQYMPPEPRQGSRADPQAEGSALSPPGPPAWEWTNSQQPPPRMKLSPLTPSPPGVPSPSPSPHKLELQTLKLEELTVSELRQQLRLRGLPVSGTKSMLLERMRGGAPPRERPKPRREEGPAGAPWPRFRRKALGAAGRPGSLKTSRTSHSLPAPRAAETLVTAPAPAPAPAASTAQAPAPAPVPIPSAAASTALTLEEELQEAIRRAQLLPNRGINDILEDQVEPEDMLPPIPLDFPGSFDLLSPSPDSEGLSSVFSSSLPSPTNSPSPSPRGPTDSLDWLEALSGGPPLGCGPPAPSIFSADLSDSSGTRLWDLLEDPW; translated from the exons ATGAGCTCTCAAGCCTTGAAAGCGGCAAAGGTTGCATTTCAGGTCCCAGCGCAGGTGAAAAGTGTGCAAGTGGATACAGCTGGAG TCCTCCAGCTTCGGATCCACAGACGCTATCAGGACACAA ATCCATGGATCTCAGCCGCAGACCCGGCTCTGGCTCCGGCCCCAGCCTCACCCTCGAGCCCAGCGTCTTTCCTCTTCAGCCCTGGGGTCCTTCTCCCTGAGCCAAAACACTACCCTTGGCGGTCCCTGAAGAAG GAGTCTCCCAAGATCTCCCAACATTGGAGGGAGCCCAAGCCCAAGAAGAACTTGACATACCACCAGTACATGCCCCCAGAGCCGAGACAAGGGTCCAGGGCAGACCCCCAGGCTGAAGGGTCGGCCTTGAGTCCCCCTGGACCACCTGCATGGGAATGGACAAACTCACAGCAGCCACCTCCTAG GATGAAGCTCAgtcccctcactccctccccaccAGGAGTCCCCAGCCCCTCGCCCTCTCCACACAAATTGGAACTTCAGACTCTCAAACTGGAGGAGCTGACG GTCTCAGAGCTCCGGCAGCAGCTGCGCCTGCGGGGCCTCCCAGTGTCTGGGACCAAGTCGATGCTCCTGGAGCGCATGCGCGGCGGCGCCCCGCCCCGCGAGCGGCCGAAGCCGCGGCGCGAGGAAGGTCCGGCGGGTGCTCCCTGGCCTCGCTTCAGGCGCAAGGCTTTGGGAGCCGCTGGGAGGCCGGGCTCG TTGAAGACGAGTCGAACGTCTCACTCGCTGCCCGCTCCACGTGCCGCGGAAACCCTTGTgacggctccggctccggctccggctccggctgcATCGACGGCTcaggctccagctccagctccagtaCCGATCCCTTCAGCAGCAGCCTCGACAGCCCTGACACTGGAGGAGGAGCTGCAGGAAGCGATCCGCAGAGCGCAG TTGCTTCCGAACCGGGGCATCAATGACATCCTGGAGGATCAGGTGGAGCCTGAGG ACATGCTGCCCCCCATCCCCCTGGACTTCCCCGGCTCCTTCGACTTGCTGTCCCCCTCCCCGGACTCTGAAGGCCTCTCATCTGTCTTCTCTTCCTCGCTCCCATCCCCCACGAACTCCCCGTCCCCCTCTCCCAGGGGCCCCACCGACTCCTTGGATTGGCTGGAGGCTCTGAGTGGGGGTCCCCCACTGGGCTGtggccccccagcccccagcattTTCTCTGCTGACTTATCTGATTCCAGTGGCACCAGGCTGTGGGACCTGCTGGAGGATCCGTGGTGA
- the MAMSTR gene encoding MEF2-activating motif and SAP domain-containing transcriptional regulator isoform X5: MVIGRRMGWASGDEGGRWRSWGQGCLLPAPLPGSWPQNGSGLRRCAGREQAGGPGREQAARPPACTGCVRGLGTRVPPTTAAHTRLPGQALGHSLPAFLLPPSSTVLQLRIHRRYQDTNPWISAADPALAPAPASPSSPASFLFSPGVLLPEPKHYPWRSLKKESPKISQHWREPKPKKNLTYHQYMPPEPRQGSRADPQAEGSALSPPGPPAWEWTNSQQPPPRSPQPLALSTQIGTSDSQTGGADGLRAPAAAAPAGPPSVWDQVDAPGAHARRRPAPRAAEAAARGRSGGCSLASLQAQGFGSRWEAGLVEDESNVSLAARSTCRGNPCDGSGSGSGSGCIDGSGSSSSSSTDPFSSSLDSPDTGGGAAGSDPQSAVASEPGHQ, from the exons ATGGTGATTGGGCGGAGGATGGGGTGGGCATCGGGTGACGAAGGGGGCAGGTGGAGGAGTTGGGGGCAGGGCTGCCTCCTGCCTGCACCGCTGCCTGGCTCCTGGCCCCAGAACGGCTCTGGCCTTCGGCGCTGTGCTGGCAGGGAACAAGCAGGAGGCCCTGGAAGGGAGCAGGCTGCCCGCCCACCCGCCTGCACGGGGTGTGTAAGGGGGCTGGGCACACGTGTCCCGCCAACAACTGCAGCTCACACTCGCCTGCCAGGCCAGGCTCTTGGACACTCCCTTCCCGCctttctcctcccaccttcctccaCAGTCCTCCAGCTTCGGATCCACAGACGCTATCAGGACACAA ATCCATGGATCTCAGCCGCAGACCCGGCTCTGGCTCCGGCCCCAGCCTCACCCTCGAGCCCAGCGTCTTTCCTCTTCAGCCCTGGGGTCCTTCTCCCTGAGCCAAAACACTACCCTTGGCGGTCCCTGAAGAAG GAGTCTCCCAAGATCTCCCAACATTGGAGGGAGCCCAAGCCCAAGAAGAACTTGACATACCACCAGTACATGCCCCCAGAGCCGAGACAAGGGTCCAGGGCAGACCCCCAGGCTGAAGGGTCGGCCTTGAGTCCCCCTGGACCACCTGCATGGGAATGGACAAACTCACAGCAGCCACCTCCTAG GAGTCCCCAGCCCCTCGCCCTCTCCACACAAATTGGAACTTCAGACTCTCAAACTGGAGGAGCTGACG GTCTCAGAGCTCCGGCAGCAGCTGCGCCTGCGGGGCCTCCCAGTGTCTGGGACCAAGTCGATGCTCCTGGAGCGCATGCGCGGCGGCGCCCCGCCCCGCGAGCGGCCGAAGCCGCGGCGCGAGGAAGGTCCGGCGGGTGCTCCCTGGCCTCGCTTCAGGCGCAAGGCTTTGGGAGCCGCTGGGAGGCCGGGCTCG TTGAAGACGAGTCGAACGTCTCACTCGCTGCCCGCTCCACGTGCCGCGGAAACCCTTGTgacggctccggctccggctccggctccggctgcATCGACGGCTcaggctccagctccagctccagtaCCGATCCCTTCAGCAGCAGCCTCGACAGCCCTGACACTGGAGGAGGAGCTGCAGGAAGCGATCCGCAGAGCGCAG TTGCTTCCGAACCGGGGCATCAATGA
- the MAMSTR gene encoding MEF2-activating motif and SAP domain-containing transcriptional regulator isoform X1, giving the protein MVIGRRMGWASGDEGGRWRSWGQGCLLPAPLPGSWPQNGSGLRRCAGREQAGGPGREQAARPPACTGCVRGLGTRVPPTTAAHTRLPGQALGHSLPAFLLPPSSTVLQLRIHRRYQDTNPWISAADPALAPAPASPSSPASFLFSPGVLLPEPKHYPWRSLKKESPKISQHWREPKPKKNLTYHQYMPPEPRQGSRADPQAEGSALSPPGPPAWEWTNSQQPPPRMKLSPLTPSPPGVPSPSPSPHKLELQTLKLEELTVSELRQQLRLRGLPVSGTKSMLLERMRGGAPPRERPKPRREEGPAGAPWPRFRRKALGAAGRPGSLKTSRTSHSLPAPRAAETLVTAPAPAPAPAASTAQAPAPAPVPIPSAAASTALTLEEELQEAIRRAQLLPNRGINDILEDQVEPEDMLPPIPLDFPGSFDLLSPSPDSEGLSSVFSSSLPSPTNSPSPSPRGPTDSLDWLEALSGGPPLGCGPPAPSIFSADLSDSSGTRLWDLLEDPW; this is encoded by the exons ATGGTGATTGGGCGGAGGATGGGGTGGGCATCGGGTGACGAAGGGGGCAGGTGGAGGAGTTGGGGGCAGGGCTGCCTCCTGCCTGCACCGCTGCCTGGCTCCTGGCCCCAGAACGGCTCTGGCCTTCGGCGCTGTGCTGGCAGGGAACAAGCAGGAGGCCCTGGAAGGGAGCAGGCTGCCCGCCCACCCGCCTGCACGGGGTGTGTAAGGGGGCTGGGCACACGTGTCCCGCCAACAACTGCAGCTCACACTCGCCTGCCAGGCCAGGCTCTTGGACACTCCCTTCCCGCctttctcctcccaccttcctccaCAGTCCTCCAGCTTCGGATCCACAGACGCTATCAGGACACAA ATCCATGGATCTCAGCCGCAGACCCGGCTCTGGCTCCGGCCCCAGCCTCACCCTCGAGCCCAGCGTCTTTCCTCTTCAGCCCTGGGGTCCTTCTCCCTGAGCCAAAACACTACCCTTGGCGGTCCCTGAAGAAG GAGTCTCCCAAGATCTCCCAACATTGGAGGGAGCCCAAGCCCAAGAAGAACTTGACATACCACCAGTACATGCCCCCAGAGCCGAGACAAGGGTCCAGGGCAGACCCCCAGGCTGAAGGGTCGGCCTTGAGTCCCCCTGGACCACCTGCATGGGAATGGACAAACTCACAGCAGCCACCTCCTAG GATGAAGCTCAgtcccctcactccctccccaccAGGAGTCCCCAGCCCCTCGCCCTCTCCACACAAATTGGAACTTCAGACTCTCAAACTGGAGGAGCTGACG GTCTCAGAGCTCCGGCAGCAGCTGCGCCTGCGGGGCCTCCCAGTGTCTGGGACCAAGTCGATGCTCCTGGAGCGCATGCGCGGCGGCGCCCCGCCCCGCGAGCGGCCGAAGCCGCGGCGCGAGGAAGGTCCGGCGGGTGCTCCCTGGCCTCGCTTCAGGCGCAAGGCTTTGGGAGCCGCTGGGAGGCCGGGCTCG TTGAAGACGAGTCGAACGTCTCACTCGCTGCCCGCTCCACGTGCCGCGGAAACCCTTGTgacggctccggctccggctccggctccggctgcATCGACGGCTcaggctccagctccagctccagtaCCGATCCCTTCAGCAGCAGCCTCGACAGCCCTGACACTGGAGGAGGAGCTGCAGGAAGCGATCCGCAGAGCGCAG TTGCTTCCGAACCGGGGCATCAATGACATCCTGGAGGATCAGGTGGAGCCTGAGG ACATGCTGCCCCCCATCCCCCTGGACTTCCCCGGCTCCTTCGACTTGCTGTCCCCCTCCCCGGACTCTGAAGGCCTCTCATCTGTCTTCTCTTCCTCGCTCCCATCCCCCACGAACTCCCCGTCCCCCTCTCCCAGGGGCCCCACCGACTCCTTGGATTGGCTGGAGGCTCTGAGTGGGGGTCCCCCACTGGGCTGtggccccccagcccccagcattTTCTCTGCTGACTTATCTGATTCCAGTGGCACCAGGCTGTGGGACCTGCTGGAGGATCCGTGGTGA
- the MAMSTR gene encoding MEF2-activating motif and SAP domain-containing transcriptional regulator isoform X6, with product MPPEPRQGSRADPQAEGSALSPPGPPAWEWTNSQQPPPRMKLSPLTPSPPGVPSPSPSPHKLELQTLKLEELTVSELRQQLRLRGLPVSGTKSMLLERMRGGAPPRERPKPRREEGPAGAPWPRFRRKALGAAGRPGSLKTSRTSHSLPAPRAAETLVTAPAPAPAPAASTAQAPAPAPVPIPSAAASTALTLEEELQEAIRRAQLLPNRGINDILEDQVEPEDMLPPIPLDFPGSFDLLSPSPDSEGLSSVFSSSLPSPTNSPSPSPRGPTDSLDWLEALSGGPPLGCGPPAPSIFSADLSDSSGTRLWDLLEDPW from the exons ATGCCCCCAGAGCCGAGACAAGGGTCCAGGGCAGACCCCCAGGCTGAAGGGTCGGCCTTGAGTCCCCCTGGACCACCTGCATGGGAATGGACAAACTCACAGCAGCCACCTCCTAG GATGAAGCTCAgtcccctcactccctccccaccAGGAGTCCCCAGCCCCTCGCCCTCTCCACACAAATTGGAACTTCAGACTCTCAAACTGGAGGAGCTGACG GTCTCAGAGCTCCGGCAGCAGCTGCGCCTGCGGGGCCTCCCAGTGTCTGGGACCAAGTCGATGCTCCTGGAGCGCATGCGCGGCGGCGCCCCGCCCCGCGAGCGGCCGAAGCCGCGGCGCGAGGAAGGTCCGGCGGGTGCTCCCTGGCCTCGCTTCAGGCGCAAGGCTTTGGGAGCCGCTGGGAGGCCGGGCTCG TTGAAGACGAGTCGAACGTCTCACTCGCTGCCCGCTCCACGTGCCGCGGAAACCCTTGTgacggctccggctccggctccggctccggctgcATCGACGGCTcaggctccagctccagctccagtaCCGATCCCTTCAGCAGCAGCCTCGACAGCCCTGACACTGGAGGAGGAGCTGCAGGAAGCGATCCGCAGAGCGCAG TTGCTTCCGAACCGGGGCATCAATGACATCCTGGAGGATCAGGTGGAGCCTGAGG ACATGCTGCCCCCCATCCCCCTGGACTTCCCCGGCTCCTTCGACTTGCTGTCCCCCTCCCCGGACTCTGAAGGCCTCTCATCTGTCTTCTCTTCCTCGCTCCCATCCCCCACGAACTCCCCGTCCCCCTCTCCCAGGGGCCCCACCGACTCCTTGGATTGGCTGGAGGCTCTGAGTGGGGGTCCCCCACTGGGCTGtggccccccagcccccagcattTTCTCTGCTGACTTATCTGATTCCAGTGGCACCAGGCTGTGGGACCTGCTGGAGGATCCGTGGTGA
- the FUT2 gene encoding galactoside 2-alpha-L-fucosyltransferase 2 isoform X2 — MLSTQAPFFFPTAPFILFVFTASTVFHLQQRLAKIQPTWELQTLEPATEESPSSPQRSPRPKGMWTINVIGRLGNQMGEYATLYALAKMNGRPAFIPPQMHSTLAPIFRITLPVLHDTTARRIPWQNYPLNDWMEERYRHIPGEYVRLTGYPCSWTFYHHLRAEILQEFTLHDHVREEAQNFLRGLQVNGSRPSTYVGVHVRRGDYVHVMPNVWKGVVADRGYLQQALDWFRARYRSPIFVVTSNGMAWCRENIEASRGDVVFAGNGIEGSPAKDFALLTQCNHTIMTIGTFGIWAAYLAGGETIYLANYTLPDSPFLKVFKPEAAFLPDWTGIAADLSPLLKH; from the coding sequence ATGCTCAGCACACAGGCACCTTTCTTCTTCCCCACGGCCCCCTTCATCCTCTTTGTCTTCACGGCTTCCACCGTATTTCACCTTCAGCAGAGGCTAGCGAAGATTCAGCCCACGTGGGAGTTACAGACGCTGGAGCCAGCAACCGAGGAATCTCCCTCGAGCCCCCAGAGGAGCCCCCGGCCAAAGGGCATGTGGACGATCAATGTCATAGGCCGCCTGGGGAACCAGATGGGGGAGTACGCCACCCTGTACGCCCTGGCCAAGATGAATGGGCGGCCGGCCTTCATCCCGCCCCAGATGCACAGCACGCTGGCCCCCATCTTCAGAATCACCCTCCCCGTCCTGCACGACACCACGGCCAGAAGGATCCCCTGGCAGAACTACCCACTGAACGACTGGATGGAAGAGCGGTACCGACACATCCCGGGAGAGTACGTGCGCCTCACCGGCTACCCCTGCTCTTGGACCTTCTACCACCACCTCCGCGCCGAGATCCTCCAGGAGTTCACCCTGCACGACCACGTGCGCGAGGAGGCCCAGAATTTTCTGCGGGGTCTGCAGGTGAATGGGAGCCGGCCGAGCACCTACGTAGGAGTCCACGTGCGCCGGGGGGACTACGTCCACGTTATGCCCAACGTGTGGAAGGGCGTGGTGGCCGACCGGGGCTACCTGCAGCAGGCCCTGGACTGGTTCCGGGCTCGCTACCGCTCCCCCATCTTCGTGGTCACCAGCAACGGCATGGCCTGGTGTCGGGAAAACATTGAGGCCTCCCGTGGGGATGTGGTCTTTGCCGGCAATGGCATTGAGGGCTCACCCGCCAAGGACTTTGCATTGCTCACGCAATGTAATCACACCATCATGACCATTGGGACGTTTGGGATCTGGGCCGCCTACCTCGCAGGTGGAGAGACCATCTACCTGGCCAATTATACCCTCCCAGACTCTCCCTTCCTCAAAGTCTTTAAGCCAGAGGCAGCCTTCCTGCCAGATTGGACTGGGATCGCGGCAGACCTGTCCCCACTCCTCAAGCACTGA
- the FUT2 gene encoding galactoside 2-alpha-L-fucosyltransferase 2 isoform X1: protein MISRLLLKFSKITELGGRRVRRQQTGRLVRARHKSMLSTQAPFFFPTAPFILFVFTASTVFHLQQRLAKIQPTWELQTLEPATEESPSSPQRSPRPKGMWTINVIGRLGNQMGEYATLYALAKMNGRPAFIPPQMHSTLAPIFRITLPVLHDTTARRIPWQNYPLNDWMEERYRHIPGEYVRLTGYPCSWTFYHHLRAEILQEFTLHDHVREEAQNFLRGLQVNGSRPSTYVGVHVRRGDYVHVMPNVWKGVVADRGYLQQALDWFRARYRSPIFVVTSNGMAWCRENIEASRGDVVFAGNGIEGSPAKDFALLTQCNHTIMTIGTFGIWAAYLAGGETIYLANYTLPDSPFLKVFKPEAAFLPDWTGIAADLSPLLKH, encoded by the coding sequence CCATGCTCAGCACACAGGCACCTTTCTTCTTCCCCACGGCCCCCTTCATCCTCTTTGTCTTCACGGCTTCCACCGTATTTCACCTTCAGCAGAGGCTAGCGAAGATTCAGCCCACGTGGGAGTTACAGACGCTGGAGCCAGCAACCGAGGAATCTCCCTCGAGCCCCCAGAGGAGCCCCCGGCCAAAGGGCATGTGGACGATCAATGTCATAGGCCGCCTGGGGAACCAGATGGGGGAGTACGCCACCCTGTACGCCCTGGCCAAGATGAATGGGCGGCCGGCCTTCATCCCGCCCCAGATGCACAGCACGCTGGCCCCCATCTTCAGAATCACCCTCCCCGTCCTGCACGACACCACGGCCAGAAGGATCCCCTGGCAGAACTACCCACTGAACGACTGGATGGAAGAGCGGTACCGACACATCCCGGGAGAGTACGTGCGCCTCACCGGCTACCCCTGCTCTTGGACCTTCTACCACCACCTCCGCGCCGAGATCCTCCAGGAGTTCACCCTGCACGACCACGTGCGCGAGGAGGCCCAGAATTTTCTGCGGGGTCTGCAGGTGAATGGGAGCCGGCCGAGCACCTACGTAGGAGTCCACGTGCGCCGGGGGGACTACGTCCACGTTATGCCCAACGTGTGGAAGGGCGTGGTGGCCGACCGGGGCTACCTGCAGCAGGCCCTGGACTGGTTCCGGGCTCGCTACCGCTCCCCCATCTTCGTGGTCACCAGCAACGGCATGGCCTGGTGTCGGGAAAACATTGAGGCCTCCCGTGGGGATGTGGTCTTTGCCGGCAATGGCATTGAGGGCTCACCCGCCAAGGACTTTGCATTGCTCACGCAATGTAATCACACCATCATGACCATTGGGACGTTTGGGATCTGGGCCGCCTACCTCGCAGGTGGAGAGACCATCTACCTGGCCAATTATACCCTCCCAGACTCTCCCTTCCTCAAAGTCTTTAAGCCAGAGGCAGCCTTCCTGCCAGATTGGACTGGGATCGCGGCAGACCTGTCCCCACTCCTCAAGCACTGA